A genome region from Chitinophagales bacterium includes the following:
- a CDS encoding SCO family protein yields the protein MKQLLLIIISISLLFSCNRTTPQKALPSDSIFHLQSNWQNQYGDTLKLNKLRGKTLVVVMIYTSCKAACPLLIADMKQIEKQIDPSNLNKVSLVLVSIDPETDTPEHLKEFAQSNKMDAAHWIFLRGNDVATKEFANVLSMKYKKISPIDFSHSNIISVFNSEGELVSQEEGTNINTEKVAKQVNSIAKTN from the coding sequence ATGAAACAGTTACTTCTCATAATCATCAGCATCAGTTTGCTGTTTTCGTGCAACCGCACTACGCCCCAGAAAGCATTGCCATCCGATTCAATTTTCCACCTTCAATCTAACTGGCAAAACCAATATGGCGACACACTAAAATTGAATAAACTCAGAGGCAAAACATTGGTGGTAGTAATGATATACACAAGCTGCAAAGCTGCATGTCCATTACTAATTGCCGATATGAAACAAATAGAAAAACAAATAGACCCAAGCAACTTAAATAAAGTATCGCTTGTGCTGGTTTCTATAGACCCCGAAACCGATACACCCGAACACCTCAAAGAGTTTGCACAATCCAATAAAATGGATGCTGCACACTGGATATTTCTACGCGGCAACGATGTTGCCACTAAAGAATTTGCCAATGTACTTTCTATGAAATACAAAAAAATATCGCCCATAGATTTTTCGCACTCCAACATTATTAGTGTGTTTAACTCCGAGGGCGAATTGGTAAGCCAAGAAGAAGGTACCAACATCAATACCGAAAAAGTTGCCAAACAGGTAAATAGTATTGCAAAAACAAATTGA
- the nirK gene encoding nitrite reductase, copper-containing, which translates to MQTKVLLMSGLLIAIALSSCQSNSNSNTAQSGTAGPAAIDMVAEGTPEVAEVTGAPNVPAPVGNRGPKKWIVNLETTETEGEIADGKKYTFWTFNHTVPGSFIRVREGDEVELHLKNDANSILPHNIDLHAVTGPGGGAEPTSAVPGKEAVFTFKALNPGLYVYHCAAPPVPMHIANGMYGLILVEPAGGLKKVDREYYIMQGEFYTKARANGVLEFDNDKGNTEIPDYVLFNGKKGSLLGKNMLEAKVGETVRLFIGNGGPNLISSFHVIGEIFDNVYLEGGSTVSHNIQTTVIPAGGSAIVEFKVEVPGEYVLVDHSISRAFNKGAIGKLKVTGAENPKVYKKGAM; encoded by the coding sequence ATGCAAACCAAAGTATTATTAATGTCGGGGCTGCTCATAGCAATTGCCCTAAGTTCTTGCCAAAGCAATTCAAACTCCAATACAGCCCAATCTGGCACTGCGGGTCCGGCAGCCATTGATATGGTGGCAGAAGGAACACCGGAAGTTGCTGAAGTTACAGGAGCGCCCAATGTACCTGCTCCGGTTGGAAACAGAGGCCCCAAAAAGTGGATTGTAAATTTGGAAACAACTGAAACCGAAGGTGAAATTGCCGATGGCAAAAAATATACCTTTTGGACATTTAACCACACCGTACCCGGAAGTTTTATCCGTGTGCGCGAAGGCGATGAAGTAGAGCTTCACTTAAAAAATGATGCCAACAGTATCTTGCCTCACAATATTGATTTACACGCAGTAACCGGCCCCGGAGGTGGAGCAGAGCCAACTTCGGCAGTGCCGGGCAAAGAAGCCGTTTTTACCTTTAAAGCCCTTAATCCGGGATTATATGTGTACCACTGTGCAGCACCTCCTGTACCTATGCACATTGCCAATGGTATGTATGGTCTTATTTTGGTAGAACCTGCCGGAGGACTTAAAAAAGTAGATAGAGAATACTATATCATGCAAGGCGAATTTTATACAAAAGCCCGTGCCAATGGTGTGCTTGAATTCGATAACGACAAAGGCAATACAGAAATTCCGGATTATGTATTGTTCAACGGTAAAAAAGGCTCATTGCTTGGTAAAAATATGTTGGAAGCTAAAGTAGGTGAAACTGTTCGCCTATTTATAGGAAACGGAGGTCCCAACCTTATTTCTTCTTTCCATGTAATTGGTGAAATATTCGACAATGTATATCTAGAAGGAGGAAGCACCGTATCGCACAATATCCAAACTACCGTTATTCCTGCAGGTGGATCCGCCATTGTGGAATTTAAAGTAGAAGTGCCGGGCGAATACGTATTGGTAGATCACTCTATTTCACGAGCTTTCAACAAAGGTGCCATTGGCAAACTAAAAGTAACCGGAGCAGAAAACCCTAAGGTTTACAAAAAAGGAGCCATGTAA
- a CDS encoding formylglycine-generating enzyme family protein, translated as MKTVHLITNILFFCLVSSSCQKQEAASTAEKSTSLTPITSHTKMVKVDGGNYQPFYGTDSSLVKVEPFLIDETPVTNAEFLLFVKANPQWQRSQAKQLFADTAYLRDWQSDTLLPKNALPDAPVTYVSWFAAKAYATAVGKRLPTLDEWEFIAMADQTSINARQKKSYSDAIVNLYLIKNRQYNAIKQSPPNYWGIYNVFDLVWEWTDDFNSVLITNDSRSGDFGNKNLVCAGSATSATDVMNYAAFMRFSLRSNLKANYTISSLGFRCAKNISN; from the coding sequence ATGAAAACGGTTCATCTAATTACAAATATTTTGTTCTTTTGTTTGGTAAGCTCCTCCTGCCAAAAGCAGGAGGCAGCTTCTACTGCTGAAAAAAGCACTTCGCTAACTCCTATTACAAGCCATACAAAAATGGTGAAAGTAGATGGCGGCAACTATCAGCCATTCTATGGTACCGATAGCAGCTTAGTAAAAGTTGAACCGTTTTTAATAGATGAAACACCCGTTACCAACGCAGAATTTTTACTCTTTGTAAAAGCAAATCCGCAATGGCAACGCTCACAAGCAAAACAACTCTTTGCCGATACCGCCTACCTGCGCGATTGGCAGTCCGATACCTTACTTCCCAAAAATGCCTTACCCGATGCACCCGTTACATACGTATCGTGGTTTGCAGCTAAAGCATACGCAACTGCCGTAGGCAAACGCTTGCCCACCTTAGACGAATGGGAATTTATTGCTATGGCAGACCAAACATCAATAAATGCACGGCAAAAAAAATCGTACTCCGATGCCATCGTAAATTTATACCTCATAAAAAATCGTCAGTACAACGCAATAAAACAATCGCCTCCAAACTACTGGGGGATCTACAATGTATTTGATTTAGTTTGGGAATGGACAGATGATTTTAACTCCGTACTTATTACAAACGATTCGCGCTCCGGAGACTTCGGCAATAAAAACTTAGTGTGTGCCGGCAGTGCCACCAGCGCTACCGATGTAATGAACTATGCAGCATTTATGCGCTTTAGCCTGCGCAGTAACCTCAAAGCCAATTACACCATCAGCAGTTTAGGTTTTAGATGTGCCAAAAATATTTCAAACTAG
- a CDS encoding Rrf2 family transcriptional regulator, with protein MFSKSTEYALRATIYIAIKSSEENKVGIQEIAEGIGAPKAFVAKVLQQLTKKEKSIIVSMPGRSGGFYITEEQKKKSIYSVIEAMDETNVITDCVLGLPHCSDEHPCSMHKTYKGIKIELLNMFKQKSINDIVNSKDRLIPINLTYPK; from the coding sequence ATGTTTTCAAAATCCACCGAATACGCTTTACGAGCAACGATTTATATTGCCATAAAATCGTCTGAAGAAAACAAAGTAGGCATTCAAGAAATAGCCGAAGGCATTGGCGCGCCCAAAGCATTTGTGGCTAAAGTTTTACAGCAACTTACCAAAAAAGAAAAAAGCATAATTGTATCTATGCCTGGCCGCTCCGGTGGATTTTACATTACAGAAGAGCAAAAGAAAAAATCAATATACAGCGTAATTGAAGCAATGGACGAAACCAACGTAATTACCGATTGTGTACTCGGCTTACCACATTGTAGCGATGAGCATCCATGTTCCATGCACAAAACATACAAAGGCATAAAAATTGAACTGCTGAATATGTTTAAACAAAAATCTATCAATGATATTGTAAACTCCAAAGACCGCTTAATTCCAATAAACCTTACTTATCCTAAGTAA